One segment of Castanea sativa cultivar Marrone di Chiusa Pesio chromosome 3, ASM4071231v1 DNA contains the following:
- the LOC142629747 gene encoding putative disease resistance protein At1g50180: MAESIVSGVAERLGNLLMQESNLLSGVSDQVELLQTELKLMQTLLKDADARQDESELLRLWVAEVRDLAYDAEDIIATYALKVASRKRCTCILYEGMTVPKVGSQIVNIKAKISVLITSFRDYGIRESIIQGGGSSSSSNEREREQRQTFSHLERHSIVGFDDDVNELVEFLLKEGEGNIRVASICGMGGLGKTTLAKMVYNHHEVKQHYDCFAWVCISQQCQRRLVWEGILFSLQSLSKEQRDGLRQLTDAELADKLVQVQKEQKCLVVLDDIWNVEDWNNLRGGFPRNDSNSKILLTSRNTQVPLHIDPGSLLYELQCLNDEKSWELFEKIAWREDSKAKTMMKDLGKQMIGYCGGLPLLIIVLGGLLATKQAQEEWEEVLRHVKSYLYVEQNLRINKILVLSYNDLPCHLKPCFLYLAHFPEDYEIPTKELIRMWMGEGFLSQIQHGGGREDSMEDVGERYLRELVQRSMVQVEKMGSLGMIKTFRIHDIMRDFCISKVEKENFIHITNILSMKQCEVQIGKVRRLAIIPESGDNSIKGIKFKEYPYLRSLLHLLHQHDEPYFKEFCFKKFKLVRVIHLENFEKHNRKLIRDIGCLIHLRYLSLKDSNINKVSSSIGNLKCLETLDLRILHHSRVPNVFKYMKQLKHLYLPNDYNVHGKLELGNLCYLQTLVNVQPNTIQIPTSFQLNRLWVLKVRTNTRAQDTIQDTISLISRCPHVEKLNIFDSIKKKLPEAYQFSQNLAKLTLFKTRLEEDQMATLEKLPNLKILRLFYHAFGGKNMVCSNRGFPLLQSLVLSYLSNLREWRVEEGAMPCLCRLKIEGCDRLKTIPDGLRFVTTLQELEIKNMRKSFKDGLDEGGSDFDKVKHVSSLAFQNCGRE; the protein is encoded by the exons ATGGCCGAGTCTATTGTATCTGGTGTGGCTGAAAGGCTTGGCAACTTGCTCATGCAAGAATCAAACTTGTTGTCCGGGGTGAGTGACCAAGTTGAGCTGCTACAAACTGAGCTCAAACTGATGCAAACCTTGCTAAAGGATGCAGATGCAAGGCAGGATGAATCAGAGCTTTTAAGGCTGTGGGTTGCTGAAGTAAGAGATCTTGCTTATGATGCCGAAGATATCATCGCAACATATGCCCTTAAAGTTGCATCCAGAAAGAGGTGCACTTGCATCTTGTATGAAGGAATGACAGTGCCCAAGGTTGGGTCACAGATTGTAAATATCAAGGCGAAGATATCTGTCTTAATAACGAGTTTTCGAGACTATGGCATAAGAGAATCTATAATACAAGGAGGCGGGTCATCCAGTTCCTCGAATGAGAGGGAACGAGAGCAAAGGCAAACATTTTCTCATCTTGAACGTCATAGCATTGTTGGGTTTGATGATGATGTGAATgaattggtggagtttttgcTGAAAGAAGGAGAAGGCAATATTAGGGTTGCTTCCATATGTGGTATGGGTGGTCTGGGAAAGACCACTCTCGCCAAGATGGTTTATAATCACCACGAAGTCAAGCAACACTATGACTGCTTCGCTTGGGTGTGTATCTCACAGCAATGTCAAAGAAGACTTGTTTGGGAAGGAATTCTATTTAGTCTTCAGTCTCTATCGAAAGAGCAAAGGGATGGGCTTCGACAGTTGACAGATGCAGAGCTCGCTGATAAGCTTGTTCAAGTTCAAAAAGAGCAAAAGTGTTTGGTGGTTTTAGATGATATTTGGAATGTTGAGGATTGGAACAATTTACGTGGAGGCTTTCCCAGGAATGATAGTAACAGTAAAATACTGCTTACCTCTCGCAATACACAAGTGCCTCTGCATATAGATCCCGGAAGTTTACTTTATGAACTACAATGTCTAAATGATGAAAAGAGTTGGGAATTGTTTGAGAAGATAGCTTGGAGAGAAG ACTCTAAAGCCAAAACTATGATGAAAGATTTAGGGAAGCAAATGATTGGATATTGTGGAGGTTTACCATTACTGATCATCGTACTTGGAGGCCTTTTAGCTACAAAGCAAGCGCAGGAAGAGTGGGAGGAAGTGCTTAGACATGTTAAATCATACCTTTATGTAGAACAAAACTTACGGATCAACAAGATTTTAGTTTTAAGTTATAATGATTTACCTTGCCACTTGAAACCATGTTTTCTATATTTAGCCCATTTCCCAGAGGATTATGAGATACCAACAAAAGAATTGATTCGAATGTGGATGGGAGAAGGTTTTCTATCACAAATTCAACACGGAGGAGGAAGAGAGGATTCAATGGAAGATGTGGGAGAACGATATTTAAGGGAGCTAGTGCAGAGGTCCATGGTTCAAGTGGAGAAAATGGGCTCCTTAGGAATGATCAAAACTTTTCGAATCCATGATATCATGCGAGACTTTTGCATATCAAAAGTcgaaaaggaaaattttatccATATCACCAATATTCTTTCCATGAAACAGTGTGAAGTGCAAATTGGTAAAGTTCGAAGACTTGCTATCATTCCAGAATCAGGTGATAATTCCATTAAGGGAATTAAATTCAAAGAATATCCTTATCTCAGGTCTCTTCTCCACCTTCTTCATCAGCATGATGAAccttattttaaagaattttgtTTCAAGAAATTCAAGTTGGTTAGAGTAATACAtctggaaaattttgaaaagcaCAACAGAAAATTAATCAGAGACATTGGATGTCTCATCCACTTAAGATATTTATCTCTCAAAGATAGCAACATAAACAAGGTGTCATCATCTATTGGCAATTTGAAGTGCTTGGAGACACTAGATTTGCGGATATTACACCATTCAAGAGTGCCAAATGTGTTTAAGTATATGAAACAGTTGAAGCATCTCTATTTACCCAACGATTATAATGTACATGGTAAGTTGGAACTGGGTAATCTTTGTTATTTGCAGACATTGGTGAATGTTCAACCCAATACCATCCAAATTCCCACATCATTCCAACTCAACCGTCTTTGGGTTCTTAAAGTTAGGACTAATACACGGGCCCAAGATACAATACAAGATACAATAAGTCTAATATCAAGGTGTCCACATGTAGAAAAGCTAAATATATTTGACTCCATAAAAAAGAAGCTTCCAGAAGCTTACCAATTCTCTCAAAATCTTGCCAAGTTGACCTTATTCAAGACTAGGCTTGAGGAAGACCAAATGGCAACATTAGAGAAGTTGCCCAACTTAAAAATCCTCCGCCTTTTCTATCATGCCTTCGGAGGGAAGAATATGGTTTGTTCTAATAGAGGATTTCCTCTACTTCAATCTCTTGTCCTTTCTTATTTATCAAATCTAAGGGAGTGGAGGGTGGAGGAAGGAGCCATGCCCTGTCTCTGCCGTTTGAAAATTGAAGGTTGCGATAGATTGAAGACGATTCCTGATGGATTGAGGTTTGTCACAACCCTCCAAGAATTGGAGATTAAAAACATGCGCAAGTCATTCAAAGATGGGCTTGACGAAGGAGGATCGGATTTTGACAAAGTCAAACATGTTTCTTCCCTTGCATTTCAAAACTGTGGCAGAGAATGA